Proteins from a genomic interval of Niabella soli DSM 19437:
- a CDS encoding M28 family peptidase translates to MHYRLITLASLLLLLNATAAFAQQTGTVFNPATTKDIIQSLAADDMKGRAVFSPEIDKAAHLIAASFEKSGLQPLTGTSFLQPFSVYSAAFKGLTATIDQKEFSRDNIIVITGQPEIAVTETSGYRIEHIKSGDNLFRAASGFVRNNANTIVLVDASFSENFKRLIAFKRNFFKRDYSTLFILGNPEMKTFSIKASHTIKENKLANVAGVLPGKSKKDEYVVFSAHYDHLGIGKPENGDSIYNGANDDASGTTAVLMLADYFGKLKNNERSIIFATFTAEESGGFGSQYFSKQLDPAKIMAMLNIEMIGTDSKWGKNSAYITGFEKSNLGTILQKNLKGTGFSFYPDPYPDQQLFYRSDNATLARLGVPAHTISTSKMDNEPHYHKPSDEVKTLDLDNMTQIIRSIGLSAGSIISGADTPSRVTGE, encoded by the coding sequence ATGCACTATCGACTTATAACCTTAGCATCACTGCTCCTCCTGTTGAATGCAACCGCTGCTTTTGCGCAACAAACCGGTACTGTTTTTAATCCGGCCACTACAAAGGATATTATTCAGTCCCTCGCGGCTGATGACATGAAGGGACGGGCGGTTTTTTCACCAGAGATCGATAAGGCAGCCCATCTGATTGCAGCTTCCTTTGAAAAAAGCGGATTACAGCCATTAACAGGTACTTCTTTTCTACAACCCTTTTCCGTATACAGTGCCGCCTTTAAAGGTCTTACCGCCACGATCGATCAAAAAGAATTTTCCAGGGATAATATTATCGTAATAACGGGGCAGCCAGAAATTGCGGTTACAGAAACATCCGGCTACCGGATAGAACATATAAAAAGTGGCGATAACCTTTTTCGTGCTGCAAGTGGGTTTGTCCGGAATAATGCAAATACAATTGTGCTTGTGGACGCCTCCTTTTCAGAAAATTTTAAACGGCTTATTGCTTTTAAAAGAAACTTTTTCAAACGGGATTACTCCACCCTATTCATTCTGGGCAATCCCGAAATGAAGACCTTTTCTATAAAGGCATCACATACCATTAAAGAAAACAAACTGGCAAATGTTGCAGGCGTATTGCCCGGCAAATCAAAAAAGGATGAGTACGTCGTTTTTTCCGCGCATTATGATCACCTGGGGATCGGAAAGCCGGAGAATGGCGATTCCATATATAACGGAGCCAACGATGATGCTTCCGGAACCACAGCGGTATTAATGCTGGCCGATTATTTTGGTAAGCTGAAAAACAATGAACGTTCTATTATTTTTGCAACCTTTACGGCGGAGGAATCCGGCGGGTTTGGATCACAATATTTCAGCAAACAACTGGACCCGGCAAAAATTATGGCAATGCTGAATATTGAAATGATCGGCACCGACAGCAAATGGGGTAAAAATTCGGCGTATATTACGGGTTTTGAAAAATCAAACCTCGGAACGATCCTCCAGAAAAACCTGAAAGGGACCGGCTTTTCGTTTTACCCGGACCCCTATCCGGATCAGCAATTATTTTACCGGTCCGACAATGCAACGCTGGCCCGGCTCGGCGTTCCCGCACATACCATTTCCACTTCAAAAATGGATAATGAACCGCATTATCACAAGCCTAGTGATGAGGTAAAGACACTTGACCTGGATAATATGACGCAAATTATCCGTTCCATCGGATTAAGCGCTGGTTCTATTATTTCAGGGGCAGATACGCCTTCGAGAGTTACAGGCGAATAA
- the purB gene encoding adenylosuccinate lyase, which translates to MSLTSISPIDGRYHKQVQQLEEFYSEYALIKYRVIVEVEYLFFLSEKKFLKLSASAKKHLRALIENFSTEQAKAIKEIEKITNHDVKAVEYFLKSELDKTDAKEAKEWIHFGLTSQDINNTAIPMLWKGSVEQELIPAYANLQSVLKEQARQWREVSMLAKTHGQPASPTKLGKEFMVFVERLENQIQLFSYIPFAAKFGGATGNFNAHHVAYPKVDWIKFANEFVDEILGLQRMQYTTQIEHYDNLAAHFDGIKRLNTILLDLCRDIWTYISMDYFKQKTKAGEVGSSAMPHKVNPIDFENAEGNLGIANALLEHLSAKLPISRLQRDLTDSTVLRNIGVPIAHTIIAIRSIEKGLGKLVLNEAKLKQDLEDNWAVVAEAIQTILRREKYPNPYEALKALTRGKASITKQTIHEFIKGLKISADLKNELRKITPHNYTGIVAKF; encoded by the coding sequence ATGTCTTTGACCTCCATTTCGCCCATTGATGGCCGCTATCATAAACAGGTACAGCAATTAGAAGAATTTTATAGTGAATATGCATTAATAAAATACCGGGTAATCGTAGAAGTAGAATATCTTTTTTTCCTGTCTGAGAAGAAATTTTTGAAACTATCGGCATCGGCAAAAAAACACCTGCGGGCCCTGATCGAAAATTTCAGCACGGAGCAGGCAAAGGCAATTAAAGAGATTGAGAAGATAACCAACCACGACGTAAAAGCCGTTGAATATTTTTTAAAAAGCGAGCTGGATAAAACGGATGCGAAAGAAGCAAAGGAGTGGATCCATTTTGGCCTCACTTCCCAGGATATTAATAATACTGCCATTCCCATGCTATGGAAAGGCAGCGTGGAGCAGGAACTGATACCGGCGTATGCAAATCTGCAATCCGTTCTAAAAGAACAGGCCCGGCAATGGCGGGAGGTATCCATGTTAGCTAAAACCCACGGGCAGCCTGCCTCTCCCACAAAATTGGGAAAAGAATTCATGGTGTTTGTAGAGCGCCTGGAAAACCAGATCCAGCTCTTCTCCTATATTCCGTTTGCAGCAAAATTTGGCGGTGCCACCGGCAACTTTAATGCGCATCATGTGGCCTATCCAAAAGTTGACTGGATCAAATTCGCGAATGAATTTGTAGATGAAATATTAGGCTTGCAACGCATGCAGTATACCACACAGATCGAGCATTACGATAATCTTGCAGCGCATTTCGATGGTATTAAACGGCTCAATACGATATTGCTGGATCTATGCCGGGATATCTGGACCTACATCAGCATGGATTATTTCAAACAGAAAACCAAGGCTGGTGAAGTAGGTTCTTCTGCCATGCCGCATAAAGTAAATCCTATCGATTTTGAGAATGCCGAAGGAAACCTGGGCATTGCTAATGCACTGCTGGAGCACCTTTCAGCCAAACTGCCCATAAGCCGCCTGCAAAGAGATCTTACAGATAGCACCGTTTTAAGAAATATCGGAGTGCCCATTGCCCATACGATCATTGCGATCCGTAGCATCGAAAAAGGATTGGGCAAACTGGTGTTGAATGAAGCAAAATTAAAACAGGACCTGGAAGACAACTGGGCGGTTGTTGCCGAAGCGATCCAAACGATCCTGCGCCGGGAAAAATATCCGAATCCTTATGAAGCATTGAAAGCGCTTACCAGGGGCAAAGCGAGCATCACCAAACAAACCATTCATGAATTTATTAAGGGATTAAAAATTTCAGCCGATCTCAAAAATGAACTGCGCAAAATAACGCCGCATAATTATACAGGGATCGTAGCGAAATTTTAA
- a CDS encoding menaquinone biosynthetic enzyme MqnA/MqnD family protein, protein MHKNKGFSVEEKIRVGIINYLNTRPLLYGLQHPPISKKIELIEDVPARLAAMLQSGQIDVGLVPVAITKKLPQYFINGNYCIGAIGDVASVCVFSQVPLKEIKTIYLDYQSRSSVMLCRWLIKNHWKIDPEIIDAQNESYIDAIKGAAAGLVIGDRALQQRNRFEYIYDLAGEWKASTGLPFVFAAWVSTKKLPEDFIAEFDTANALGLQQLDKVIAQIPEGIYDLKKYYSHDLSYTLDNEKRKGLEKFLALL, encoded by the coding sequence TTGCACAAAAATAAAGGATTCAGCGTGGAAGAAAAGATAAGAGTGGGAATAATTAATTATCTGAACACCCGGCCCCTGTTATACGGCTTACAACACCCTCCCATCAGCAAAAAAATAGAACTGATCGAAGACGTTCCGGCCCGGCTGGCAGCGATGCTTCAAAGTGGTCAAATCGATGTTGGACTGGTTCCGGTGGCGATTACAAAAAAGTTGCCGCAGTATTTTATCAATGGCAACTATTGTATCGGCGCCATTGGCGATGTAGCTTCGGTTTGTGTTTTCAGCCAGGTGCCGCTTAAAGAAATAAAGACCATTTACCTGGACTACCAGAGCCGCTCCTCCGTGATGCTTTGCAGGTGGCTGATCAAAAACCACTGGAAGATCGATCCGGAAATTATTGACGCACAAAATGAATCCTACATAGATGCTATTAAAGGTGCGGCAGCGGGGCTGGTGATAGGCGACAGAGCTTTACAACAGCGGAACCGTTTCGAATACATTTACGATCTTGCAGGTGAATGGAAAGCCTCTACAGGACTGCCTTTTGTGTTTGCAGCATGGGTCAGCACCAAAAAACTTCCAGAAGATTTTATAGCCGAATTTGACACTGCCAATGCGTTGGGACTGCAACAACTGGACAAAGTAATCGCGCAGATTCCAGAGGGCATTTATGACCTCAAAAAATATTATTCACATGATCTCAGCTATACCCTTGACAATGAAAAGCGTAAGGGGCTGGAAAAGTTCTTAGCGTTACTTTAA
- the cysM gene encoding cysteine synthase CysM: MSSLLDLIGNTPMVELRKLNPNPNVKMFVKLEGNNPGGSVKDRAALNMIASALERGDIKPGDKMVEATSGNTGIALAMIARFYNLELELVLPDSSTRERTLTMEAFGARVTLLNGIEACRDYAEAKAAKGEAFILNQFANADNWKAHYKTTGPEIWKDTNGGITHFVSAMGTTGTIMGCSRYLKEQNPNVQIVGCQPTAEASIPGIRRWPEAYLPKIFEPGRVDRIMDISEQEAVDTTRKLAKEEGVFAGMSSGGAAAAAIRLSKEIESGIIVFIACDRGDRYLSSNLFG, translated from the coding sequence ATGTCTTCGTTACTGGATCTCATCGGCAATACTCCCATGGTGGAGTTAAGGAAATTAAATCCCAATCCAAACGTAAAAATGTTTGTCAAACTGGAAGGCAATAACCCCGGCGGCAGCGTGAAGGATCGCGCCGCGCTGAATATGATCGCTTCTGCACTGGAACGGGGCGATATTAAACCCGGCGATAAAATGGTGGAAGCTACCAGTGGCAATACAGGGATCGCGTTGGCAATGATCGCACGCTTTTACAACCTGGAACTGGAGCTGGTGCTGCCCGATTCATCCACCCGGGAACGCACCTTAACAATGGAAGCTTTTGGTGCCCGGGTAACCTTACTCAACGGTATAGAAGCCTGCCGCGATTATGCCGAAGCCAAAGCTGCAAAAGGAGAAGCGTTTATTTTAAACCAGTTTGCGAATGCGGATAACTGGAAGGCGCATTATAAAACCACCGGACCGGAGATCTGGAAGGACACCAACGGCGGCATTACACATTTTGTAAGCGCGATGGGCACTACCGGTACTATTATGGGTTGCTCCCGGTATTTAAAAGAACAAAATCCCAATGTTCAGATCGTAGGATGCCAGCCTACAGCGGAAGCTTCTATACCGGGTATCCGGCGCTGGCCGGAAGCTTATCTTCCTAAAATATTTGAGCCCGGCCGGGTAGACCGGATCATGGATATCAGCGAACAGGAAGCTGTGGATACCACACGAAAACTGGCGAAAGAAGAAGGCGTGTTTGCAGGTATGAGCTCCGGCGGCGCTGCTGCGGCCGCTATCAGGTTATCAAAAGAAATAGAAAGCGGCATTATCGTATTCATTGCCTGTGATCGCGGCGACCGGTATTTGAGCAGCAATCTTTTTGGTTAA
- a CDS encoding serine O-acetyltransferase, producing the protein MLVLQRMDDVEKDFYQKIFESQKGVPSVPPNQVIASWADSLICLLFPERADCFPISTEEVDHKFGLREKELAAVLAVTETCREGAVKARSFFQQLPELYRILNTDIEAILAGDPAAKTRFEVIRAYPGFFAIAHYRIAHALLVVQVPHLPRILTEYAHGITGIDIHPGAVIGEYFCIDHGSGTVIGESTLIGNHVKIYQGVTLGALSVEKTMMNSKRHPTVEDGVVIYSNATILGGETVIGSNSIVGGNVWLTRSIPPNSKVYHRPSIDLVEQELLG; encoded by the coding sequence ATGTTAGTTTTGCAGCGTATGGATGATGTAGAAAAAGATTTTTATCAGAAAATATTTGAATCGCAAAAAGGAGTGCCATCGGTACCGCCCAACCAGGTGATTGCATCCTGGGCCGATTCGCTGATCTGTTTGCTGTTTCCCGAACGGGCCGATTGTTTTCCTATCAGCACAGAGGAAGTGGATCATAAATTCGGATTAAGAGAAAAAGAGCTCGCCGCTGTGTTAGCGGTTACCGAAACCTGCCGGGAAGGTGCTGTTAAAGCCCGCAGTTTCTTCCAACAGTTGCCGGAATTGTATCGCATACTGAATACAGATATAGAGGCTATTCTTGCTGGTGATCCGGCGGCAAAGACCCGCTTCGAGGTCATCCGGGCTTACCCCGGATTTTTTGCCATCGCTCATTACCGCATCGCGCATGCATTGCTGGTAGTACAGGTGCCGCACCTGCCACGTATTCTCACAGAATATGCGCATGGTATTACCGGCATCGATATACACCCGGGAGCCGTTATCGGTGAATATTTCTGCATCGATCATGGCAGTGGTACGGTAATAGGGGAGTCTACGTTGATCGGTAATCATGTAAAGATCTATCAGGGTGTTACGTTGGGCGCGCTGAGCGTGGAGAAAACGATGATGAACAGCAAACGGCACCCGACAGTGGAGGACGGCGTCGTGATCTATTCCAATGCTACCATTTTGGGCGGCGAAACAGTTATTGGCAGTAACAGCATCGTGGGCGGCAACGTTTGGCTTACCCGCAGCATTCCCCCCAATTCAAAAGTGTATCACCGGCCGTCCATAGACCTGGTGGAGCAGGAGTTGTTGGGGTAG
- a CDS encoding SDR family oxidoreductase, with protein MPAKNKIALVTGGSRGLGRDMAISLAKKGIDIVFTYNSNKAAADSVMAAIQSLDQKAAAFRLDTSNVSSFDDFFKELTAYLQAEYGSAGFDFLVNNAGTGLYALAAETTEAQLDAIFNIHYKGVFFLTQKALPFMNDGGGIVNISSGLARMTMPGSSVYASMKGAVETLSRYLAKELGPRKIRVNVVAPGAIETDFGGGHVRDNKEINDHIAGVTALGRVGLPGDVGGVVAFLCTDDAGWITAQRIEVSGGQSL; from the coding sequence ATGCCTGCAAAAAACAAAATAGCATTGGTTACCGGCGGCAGCCGTGGATTAGGAAGGGATATGGCGATCAGCCTGGCCAAAAAAGGAATCGATATAGTATTTACCTACAACAGCAATAAGGCAGCGGCAGATAGTGTTATGGCAGCCATTCAGTCGCTTGATCAAAAAGCGGCGGCTTTCCGGTTAGATACAAGTAATGTATCCTCGTTCGACGATTTTTTTAAAGAGCTTACTGCTTACCTGCAGGCGGAGTACGGAAGTGCGGGTTTTGACTTCCTGGTTAATAATGCGGGTACGGGTTTATATGCGCTGGCAGCCGAAACCACTGAAGCGCAACTGGATGCTATTTTCAACATCCACTACAAGGGCGTATTTTTCTTAACACAAAAGGCATTGCCTTTTATGAATGATGGCGGAGGTATTGTTAATATCTCATCCGGCCTGGCGCGCATGACGATGCCGGGCTCTTCTGTATATGCATCTATGAAGGGAGCGGTAGAAACGCTTTCCCGGTACCTCGCCAAAGAGTTGGGCCCGAGGAAGATCCGGGTAAATGTGGTGGCGCCGGGCGCCATTGAAACTGATTTCGGCGGTGGCCATGTAAGGGACAATAAGGAAATTAACGACCATATAGCCGGCGTTACCGCGTTGGGACGCGTAGGCCTGCCGGGTGATGTCGGCGGGGTGGTCGCTTTTTTATGTACCGATGATGCCGGCTGGATCACCGCACAACGTATTGAAGTTTCCGGTGGGCAGTCGCTGTAA
- a CDS encoding class I SAM-dependent methyltransferase: MKAFDKKKHWNSIYQSKAANEVSWYEQTPATSLAFFNQLQISRTAKIIDIGGGDSLLADHLLALGYEHITVLDISETAIQKAKKRLGQQANRVHWIVADAAHFKSAEQYDVWHDRAAFHFLTSDQDISNYIETAQKGIVPNGVLIVGTFSKQGPTTCSGIKIKQYSQRSMADRFKAFFKKIQCITIDHRTPFNTLQHFVFCSFRKPAVIN; the protein is encoded by the coding sequence ATGAAAGCGTTCGATAAAAAAAAGCATTGGAATTCGATTTATCAGTCAAAGGCCGCAAATGAAGTAAGCTGGTACGAGCAAACACCCGCCACTTCCCTGGCCTTTTTCAACCAGCTACAGATCTCCCGTACAGCAAAAATTATTGATATTGGCGGCGGCGATAGTCTTCTGGCCGATCATCTGCTGGCATTGGGTTATGAGCATATTACGGTGCTGGATATTTCGGAAACAGCGATACAAAAAGCAAAGAAACGGCTGGGGCAGCAGGCCAACCGGGTGCATTGGATTGTTGCGGATGCAGCACATTTTAAATCTGCGGAGCAATACGATGTGTGGCACGACCGGGCGGCGTTTCATTTTTTGACGAGCGACCAGGATATTTCCAATTATATAGAAACTGCGCAAAAAGGAATTGTCCCCAACGGTGTTCTAATTGTTGGTACTTTCTCCAAACAAGGGCCTACTACCTGTAGTGGCATTAAAATAAAGCAATACTCGCAGCGCTCGATGGCCGACCGGTTTAAAGCATTCTTTAAAAAGATACAGTGTATCACCATTGATCACAGAACGCCTTTTAATACGTTGCAGCATTTCGTTTTCTGCAGCTTCAGAAAACCGGCAGTCATAAACTGA
- a CDS encoding FHA domain-containing serine/threonine-protein kinase, with protein sequence MQELASKYDILKVIGHGGFSAVFKARSKEDPEHVVALKQLDFVLTSETAKEYTDFKNEVEILKQLDHPNIVKIYGEYILDNKPSLEMEFVDGETLETLLQRDGYFSIEDTMDVIAQMASALSYCHHYYVSGNMPQRKGTDSVIINRNAIIHNDINPKNIIRTKNEDGLYRYVLIDFGLSFVDPAAVRHSKKEDGMAEYKAPEKWRGALVDTPSDIYSLGVVIYELLTGAVPFPVKDYKQTNEMAALEEKHKAAPVPDLCDARMDAFREKTSEPAEDCDIPAWLALLVQTCLEKEPAKRFKTGRELAQFFYNGLDGKIEITEKEAPGSVIDIDPTIAEKKGASLEVQSNILTEAQQFFIEKDYSTIGRRNDLPGAETADFSIRTSDRFISKNHCQIIRRADAEGGYTYFLQDKMPSKNGTFFNTDKNTIRLSATTEAALKEGDYFWVGNTKLIFHQS encoded by the coding sequence ATGCAGGAATTAGCATCGAAATATGATATTTTAAAAGTGATCGGCCACGGCGGATTCTCTGCTGTATTTAAAGCGCGAAGCAAAGAAGATCCTGAGCATGTGGTGGCGCTGAAACAACTGGATTTTGTGCTGACCAGCGAAACGGCAAAAGAATACACCGACTTCAAGAATGAAGTGGAAATACTAAAGCAACTGGACCATCCCAATATTGTAAAAATATATGGCGAGTATATATTGGATAATAAGCCTTCTCTTGAAATGGAGTTTGTGGATGGCGAAACACTGGAAACCCTTTTACAACGCGACGGATATTTTTCAATAGAAGATACAATGGATGTGATTGCTCAAATGGCCTCGGCACTGAGTTATTGCCATCATTATTATGTATCAGGGAATATGCCGCAACGTAAAGGAACGGATTCGGTCATTATCAACAGGAATGCCATCATCCACAACGACATCAATCCCAAAAATATTATCCGTACAAAAAATGAGGATGGGTTGTATCGCTATGTATTGATCGATTTCGGGCTGTCGTTTGTGGATCCGGCGGCCGTACGTCATAGCAAGAAAGAAGATGGCATGGCCGAATATAAGGCGCCCGAAAAATGGCGCGGAGCATTGGTGGACACGCCTTCGGATATTTATAGCCTTGGGGTGGTGATCTATGAACTGTTGACGGGTGCGGTTCCGTTTCCTGTGAAAGATTATAAACAAACGAATGAAATGGCGGCGCTGGAGGAAAAGCATAAAGCCGCGCCGGTGCCTGATCTTTGCGACGCAAGGATGGACGCCTTTCGGGAAAAAACAAGTGAACCTGCAGAAGATTGTGACATTCCGGCATGGCTGGCACTCCTGGTACAAACCTGTCTGGAAAAAGAACCGGCCAAACGCTTTAAAACCGGGCGGGAGTTAGCGCAGTTTTTCTATAACGGGTTAGATGGAAAAATTGAGATCACAGAGAAGGAAGCGCCCGGTTCGGTGATTGATATTGATCCCACCATTGCGGAGAAAAAAGGTGCATCGCTTGAAGTACAGTCTAATATACTTACCGAAGCCCAGCAGTTTTTTATTGAAAAAGACTATAGTACTATTGGCCGCCGGAACGACCTGCCGGGTGCGGAGACTGCTGATTTTAGCATCAGAACCTCCGACCGGTTTATCTCAAAAAATCATTGCCAGATCATCCGGAGGGCTGATGCTGAAGGAGGCTATACTTATTTTTTGCAGGATAAAATGCCGAGCAAGAACGGCACCTTTTTTAACACTGATAAAAATACCATCCGGCTTTCGGCTACAACAGAAGCGGCTTTAAAAGAAGGCGATTATTTCTGGGTAGGAAATACAAAATTGATCTTTCATCAGTCCTGA